The DNA segment GTGGGTTTCCTGCCGTTTGGAGCGACGGTTCACCATGAAAAAGGGAACTGAAACTTTCATCGTGCTTCGGTTAGATGGAGGAACATTCGGTTTGACAACACTATAAGTTAAGCCGCGGGAGTGTCAAACCTGTGTTTTTTCCGAGggtaattaattattttttaaggtTAGcaattgcgttttttttttggcgtttGACTCCCCTGACAAATGTGCCGACAAAGTGatcaaaaatcaatcattaaTTATTACTGATCGTAGTACACATAGAGAGAGTGCGCGCTCACTCACAGCATCCTGGTCGCGAcgcaaactgctcgaatcgAGCAAGATCTcatcaaccccccccccctcccccccggaGCAAATGTTTTCAATCATCTCAACTAAGCACAACAGTTCGTCTCCTCCACAATCAACCTCCGCCGGTTGCACTTTTCAGCAAAGGTCAGCTCGTTTTACGATCCCTCCACACAGTGTACAGTGTGTTACAGTGGAACGCGGACAGAATTTAACGcgattttttattaaattaaatttgtgaatattttatcaTTCCTTTCCGATTGCATTGTTCAAACAGTCACAATGCATCACGCCCTCCACTCATTGTCAACTctttacattttccaaagcCTCTCCACGTGTACCCGGTTGCGTGCAACCGACTGTACCGCGCAATCTAACGCTAATGCTGCGTCGGCACGAAACGGTTTTGCACCAAGCGTACATCCCCCGAGCCAGATACGCGCTTATGCTTCCAATACTGCGCCACACCACCCCTATTTCCTTCCGcttttctcctcctcctcctcctcctcctccgacCCATCATCGTCGCACACATGTGCGCAAGAAATGCGCGTAATCAAGCGCGCTGGGCAGGGGCAGATCTCCGCGGAGTGTTTTCGCTGTGCTAGGAGGCACTGCCATGTGCATATATGTATAgccacacactctcacatgCGATGAGCATGTAACTATGCACATCGCGACTTGTGTGTGCAGAGAGTAAAATAGCGTTGCGCTCAAACTGCGCTCTAGCGGTGGCGGCATCGCCAGGGCCTTGTGGTCGGGCGCATTCTCGCGTTCTCGCGCACACGGAGACTGTATGTGCCAGTACATCTAgtacactccccccccccccccgctctgCACGGGTGACACGGGGACTCATGGAAAAAAGCGCTGCCGATACCGAGCTGCATTAGAATAGTCTGGCGCACTGTTACCGCCCAGCCCAGCGCAGAAGTGTTGTGTACGCGAGAGTGCGCGTTGTATAACTGCGTAAAACAGAACGAACGACGGGGTGGGACGATCTTCACTGTCTGAACACTACCCCGAACCCCCGAAAAGAGAGATGATCGACGTGatcgtgtgtgttttgtctgTGTCTGCATCTCTGCAAACTGTCTGCAGCCTAGAATTCTGAGTGCTGAGTTCGGTGCGCCATACTGAGACCGATTTGATTGTGCAAAAGACCGTTCGTTCTAACGCGAAGCGTATTAGTTAGTGGAGCTATTTTTAGCAACAAAACGATCCCCACAAACCAAACCCCACAGTCTGCCGCCAGTCGCAAACATCTGCAAACGTCGTGGTCGTAGTGCCACAAACtgtgttgatgctgctgctgtcactgCCAACCGAAGCAGTAGGCTGTGGAGCTTAAGAGTGTGTTCTCCTTGCACCAGTGAAGAAAAACGGCTCCCCGTGGTTGCCTGTGCGTGTCTCTGCTCGGCTCTTATCAGTGTTGAacagtggtgtgtgtgtggtcaaccctccttccctccctccctctcggATGACGTGTGACGTGTGCTGTTGTGCAATGGAAAATCGGGACACACTATAATAGAGCTGTTTCTTCTGTTGGATGGCGTTTCCAGAGATTAGAATTAGACGGATCCAGCAGCTCAACAGTCTCAATCAGTAACGGCGGCATACACATGGTGGGTAATCGGGAAAGAGCTGGCTTGCCTGCTTTGCACGGCCCACCAACGCAAGCGAGAAGGCGCAGCAGCGAAGCAACAACGACTCATCTGTTTAAATATCTTCCCCCGTAGTCGGTGCGATCTACTACTAACTCGTCTAGCGCATGCAGATCTTGCAGCGGCGGGTGACGcggggtttgcttttttaaacTGTGTCCGTGTGCCTGTGAAGGGCAGCAGAGGAGAACGGCAGAGGCGGCAGAGGGCGACACGTGACTGCCGCTCAATTGAATGTCTCTGGTTAGCCTTCGCGCGCGTTAGTTGGCGTTCTGACGACCGCTCGTACTGATCATGTGTACCCCGCTTAGCTAGACGTTCTTTGCGGGCCCTGTTCGCCTAAGTAGCGCGGCAATCGAGaacggatgtgtgtgtgtgtgcgcgcgcgtgtgtggaTGTGTATTAAATTGGTAATTGTTTATGCCTTGAAGAGCACGGGGCAGCAGCACGGGAGTCATTTTGTCCTCCCCGGACGACCGCCCTCGGAAAAGGGGACATCCGTGAGAGgcttaaatgaataaattgtaAGGTAACAACAGACCACTCTATTGATTGCTGGAACGCAGTTTAAAgccacggttttttttttctcaaactGTCAACCGTTCAAGCGTTTAGCGCTGAAATTGAAATACAAACTTCCTTATCGCTCGCGCGTACGGCGGCTGTCACCCTCCCATCAGCTGTTGATGCAGGGTGTCCGTCCGCTTCTCCGGAACTTCTATTGCGCATGCGCCAAACACAAATGTCAGCCACGTACAGCACGACACCACGGAGagctacacacatacacataacaGCAGCCAGTGATAGCGAactagggggggggggggcaaaaactgtgtaaataAGATTGTGTTTTCTTCGGTCAATTGTGCCGAACGGTTTGGGTGTTTTTACCATTATTTTGCTACACAAAAACAGTAACGCCAACCACAATGGTACGAACGAGTCGCTCTGTTGCCATCCCTGTGGCCTCTCCTAAGTGGAACGTGCTCCCGATATCCGCCTTCTCCACTAGCACTCCATTATCTAACACACCATACGGTTTCTTTTGCTCCTTCCAGGACAACCAGCCCAATTTTGCACCAGCATCGAAATGCCCTCGATGGTGCGACGCACCAGAGGCAAACTAGCAGCGCAACGGCAACTGGCCAGCAGCACTACtactaccgctgctgctgaacgACGCGTCAAACGCGAACCACAGACCAAACTtatcgatgctgctgctgctgctgatagcCTTGGTTCCGATAACgcaccacaccaccatcacgGCGAGCAGAAACGGCTGCCACAGTGTAAGGTGAAGCGCAACTACGCGTGTGGCAGCTGCAGCTACTTTACGCAAAACCCCCGCAGCTATCTGACGCATCTACGTGACACCCACGGGGAGAAGATTAGTGTGTACGAGTGCAAACGATGTGTGTACGCTTCGCGCCACTACCAGAAGCTGGTACGCCACTTGCGAATGGTGCACGGCGGTGCGGACGTACCGGTGGTGGAGTCGGGCAGTAAAGGTGCGACACCGGTGGACAATAGTGAAGAGCGACGGGAGGTGATTGAAAAGGACAGTTCCGAGAAGGATTCAGCGAGCAAAGTTTTGGATGCGCTGGGTGTGAGTGGTGCGTATACGCAGCAACTTGTTGCATCTCTGCTGCCATCGCTGTTGCTGAGGAACGTCGAACAAACGTGGACTTCGTCTATTTTGGGtaaattgattattttgtgGAGCTATATCAATCGAAGTAGGCACGGGATGGAGGTCACGACATCTGGTACATTCTGGGTCAAACGCGGGGGCAATATCGCAGTATGCCTAGAGTCTATTGGATAATTAggtcaaaccaaaacaaaccttttCTTGACATAGAATTGTATTCGCGTGATAGTGGTCCAGAAACGAAATAGATGACGAACAAAGTGTATTATTGCTGCTGTACCTCCAATATTGAATGTTTCCCTCTACttcacttcatttttcccccgTGCAGCACTCAAGGCCCCAATCAAGCCCGAGATGGATGGCATGCAGAGTGTTGTGACATCACCGGAACGGGTAAGATTCCCCAATTTTCACCACTTCAGATCATATCCTTTAATAGCTCCTCCGTTCACTCGTAGGACACTTCCCACAAAACCGGCCGCAAGCCCTCCGAAGACAATGAAACGGTGCCGAAAAAGCGCTCCAGACCAATCCCCAACCTAATTCCCCTAGCACCCGCCAAGCAGGAAAAGGAGCTGCTAAAGCCGGTACCGATGTCGGTGCTAATGCCACCGGAGGTGGCAGTGGGGCACAGCCACCCACCATCCCCAATGAGCttaccgtcgtcgtcgccccAGACCAAGTGCACATTCTGCGAGCTTAGCTTCGAGTCCACGCTGGATCTAGCGAACCACATTGCAGCGTCCCACAAGGAGGACCTCATCACCTCGCTGCTGCAGAAATCGATGGACGAATCGAACCAGAATCTTTTCCCCCAGACGGGCGACCCTGGCGACAGTGCCTCGAACGAGATGTGGAGAAGTTTGCTGGAAGCGAACCTGTTCGGTGCGGAGTCAgccacaccagcagcacgtCCGAACGCTTCAACCTCCGCCAGCTCCAAGGTGGACGACGATGAGGTAGAAATCCTGGAGAGCAAATCGGAAACATACTGCGGCATAGAGACGGCGCCCGGGTACGGCGAGGTGACGAGCAAACTGGCCTCCAACGATCCGAACGCGACCGGGCTGATGAAGCGGGTGTTCAAGTGTCCGCACTGCTCGTTCTGGGCGTCGACGGCGTCCCGGTTTCACGTGCACATCGTCGGCCACCTGAACAAGAAACCGTTCGAGTGTTCGCTCTGCTCGTACCGCTCCAACTGGCGCTGGGACATTACGAAGCACATCCGGCTGAAGACGATCCGCGACCCGAGCCACAAGAATGCGGGCGTGCTGATGAACGACGAAACGGGCCGGCGGAACTACACCAAGTACAATAAGTACATCACGCTGATGCACATAACGGACAATActagtggtggtggaggagcaggaggtggtagtgctgctgctgctgctgctgctgccggtggtaGTGGCAGTGCGAAGGAGTCGACCAACTTCTCGACCAAATCGTTCAACGAGAGCAGCATGTCGGACCTGGTAGCGGCGTGCAGTGCGTTCAACATAGATTTGAATGCGTTGGCCAACATGCCCGGGTTCAGCTTGCTGCTGGACGATAAGCCAGCGCACGATGAGACATCGGCAAAAGTGGACGAAGGCGACCATTTTAAATGTCAATTTTGTGAGTTTAGGTAAGTCGATACAACGATTCTCGGATCCTGCTTTCAGTGTGGAGTAACAATCTGGTCTCTTTTTTGCAGTACACCGACCAAGGAGGAGCTGTTGCTGCATACGACAAACAGTCATGCTGGCATGGTGGCGGCCACCTCTCCCTTTCAACTGCAGCTAGAGGAAGCAATGGAACAGGAAGCGTACGGGAaggccggcggcggcggtggcaacAGTACGacaaacaataacattacACCACCCTCCTCCAGTAGTACGCCGACGCCACCGACGGGTTCGGCGGCCCACTGTAGCCTTAGTAAAAGAGCAGCTAACACTAGCAACAACGATATGCCTAGTACTACTACTAATGGAACACccctactaccactactactaacGCCTGGCGGTGCTGGAGATAAAACGAACCACCacccgccaccgccgccgctggAACTGGGCGCCGGAGAGGGTGGTGACGgtagctcacacacacgcgggctGGCGGTGCCTTCCACCGGTACCTGGCGCCACAGTGCACCGTATCGCTGTGGCCATTGTCATCAGGTTTCTAACTGGAAACATGTGATTCAggtacacacgcgcgcacacacacacacagggagtTGGGTTACGGTGACTAATCCGTGGTGATTGTGACGTATTTGCATGCTTACTCCTGTCATCCAGTGCTTGTGCTCTCGCTTTAACCCATTCTCGATATgcttctctctcgctccacAGAGACACTGTCGCCTGAAGCACAACGGACACGTTTTCATTGAGCACGTGAACGCGGAAAGGGACGACCCCGCGGCACTCGCCGATGGTGCCGACGGACAGCAGCTGCCACGGAATAGCAAACAGAACCAACCACATTCCGTGTACGTGATCGAGGACGTGGTGCATCCGCCGACCGTCTCCACCGGCAACGGCACCGGCACATCGATCGATGCCCTCGTTAGCTCGTCCATTCCACCGCCCCTGGCACCGTTCAGCCTGGACGAGGTAAACACCCTGGAGCCGATCGTGGAAATCCTCGACAAGGACCCGGCGGCCACGGAGCTGATCCACTTCAACGGTGCCCTCATGCCTTCGACCGTCCTGGTGGACAGTGGGACGGTGGCGCCGGCCGTCCCAAGCGAGCAGCTGGAATGCATTTCCTGCCAGTTTCGGGCCGCAACGGTCGAGCAGCTGACCGAGCATCTGGAGCAGCACATGAGTAACAGCCCGGCGGCGGGGACGGGCACAGCGTTCGACACGGCCGGACTGCTCGACCCCGGGCCCACCACCATGTACTACTGTGCCCGCTGTCCGGCCCGCTTCCTGCAGCACGCTCACATGCTGGAACACGAGTCGAAGCATGGGGCGCCCGTGGGCCGTTCGTGCTCGTTCTGCACGTACCGCACCGCGGACGACGATGAGCGCAGCCGGCACGAGGAGGTCCACTCGGCCGCGTACAACATCAACACGGATAATTTGCAAATCTTTCTCGCGGAAAGCAAAGAGTACCCGAAGCCACCGCTCACGCTCAAGGAGACTGGTGGCAGGCAGCTATTTTACGTCGAGCCGGTGGAAGTCCATGACTCCCCGGAAGGTGAGGTCTCGGCGACGCGCAAGATGCCGAGGAAATCGAAGCATCGCGTCCGTTCGCCCGACACAGCAGCTACTGGGACCGAATCCGACCGACCACTGGCTCCTGGGGGCTCCTCCATCTTTCTGTGCGAATACTGTGATCAAACGTTCGACGCGGAGGCCGACCTGAACGCGCACGTACGGAACCACTTTTCGTCGATCCTGGCGCCGCAGGAGGTGCCCTACTACACGTCGCTCAGCAGCACGCTGGACACGGAGCGGAAGTTGGAGCTGATTGTGTCCGGGGCGGCACCCGGGTCGGCCGCGATGGCCCTGCGCTACGTGTACGATAATGCGCGCCGCAAGGATTGGAGCGTGTACTCCAAGACGGAGAGCGTTTTGTTGAAGTTTTGAGGACGCGGGAGAACTTTCGTTGCATGTGGGGATACATGGAGGTGTATAAGCTTTTTTGTTAGATTAGTTGTTTAGTTGTCAGCGAGATCATTTCACGCTTACACGTTCCAAGAACCAACCACCCCAAaggtttgtgttgttttgccattCAATTCAAAGTGACCATAGGTTATGAAATAGAAAGCGGAAAGCATTAGCTTTTAGAGTGTACTGTGCGATACTGTgcgaaataaaatgtaatcaaTTGTTATGACACCATTGGCGTACCATGGCGATCTTTCTCCCCTTCGATCGACACCACCAGGATATCCTGCGCCGTAGTAAAAACCAACTCCGCGCCTCAACGAAACCCAAGG comes from the Anopheles coluzzii chromosome 2, AcolN3, whole genome shotgun sequence genome and includes:
- the LOC120950597 gene encoding uncharacterized protein LOC120950597; translation: MPSMVRRTRGKLAAQRQLASSTTTTAAAERRVKREPQTKLIDAAAAADSLGSDNAPHHHHGEQKRLPQCKVKRNYACGSCSYFTQNPRSYLTHLRDTHGEKISVYECKRCVYASRHYQKLVRHLRMVHGGADVPVVESGSKGATPVDNSEERREVIEKDSSEKDSASKVLDALGVSGAYTQQLVASLLPSLLLRNVEQTWTSSILALKAPIKPEMDGMQSVVTSPERDTSHKTGRKPSEDNETVPKKRSRPIPNLIPLAPAKQEKELLKPVPMSVLMPPEVAVGHSHPPSPMSLPSSSPQTKCTFCELSFESTLDLANHIAASHKEDLITSLLQKSMDESNQNLFPQTGDPGDSASNEMWRSLLEANLFGAESATPAARPNASTSASSKVDDDEVEILESKSETYCGIETAPGYGEVTSKLASNDPNATGLMKRVFKCPHCSFWASTASRFHVHIVGHLNKKPFECSLCSYRSNWRWDITKHIRLKTIRDPSHKNAGVLMNDETGRRNYTKYNKYITLMHITDNTSGGGGAGGGSAAAAAAAAGGSGSAKESTNFSTKSFNESSMSDLVAACSAFNIDLNALANMPGFSLLLDDKPAHDETSAKVDEGDHFKCQFCEFSTPTKEELLLHTTNSHAGMVAATSPFQLQLEEAMEQEAYGKAGGGGGNSTTNNNITPPSSSSTPTPPTGSAAHCSLSKRAANTSNNDMPSTTTNGTPLLPLLLTPGGAGDKTNHHPPPPPLELGAGEGGDGSSHTRGLAVPSTGTWRHSAPYRCGHCHQVSNWKHVIQRHCRLKHNGHVFIEHVNAERDDPAALADGADGQQLPRNSKQNQPHSVYVIEDVVHPPTVSTGNGTGTSIDALVSSSIPPPLAPFSLDEVNTLEPIVEILDKDPAATELIHFNGALMPSTVLVDSGTVAPAVPSEQLECISCQFRAATVEQLTEHLEQHMSNSPAAGTGTAFDTAGLLDPGPTTMYYCARCPARFLQHAHMLEHESKHGAPVGRSCSFCTYRTADDDERSRHEEVHSAAYNINTDNLQIFLAESKEYPKPPLTLKETGGRQLFYVEPVEVHDSPEGEVSATRKMPRKSKHRVRSPDTAATGTESDRPLAPGGSSIFLCEYCDQTFDAEADLNAHVRNHFSSILAPQEVPYYTSLSSTLDTERKLELIVSGAAPGSAAMALRYVYDNARRKDWSVYSKTESVLLKF